One genomic segment of Mesoterricola silvestris includes these proteins:
- a CDS encoding tyrosine recombinase XerC yields MENIVEGPAPQPVLAEAIEAFVLEQRARGVSPHTLRARKADLGKLLVHAAGAAWEGWDVKPRTLRGFALELGERGLDPASQARILSTVRSFFGWMFETQRIGQDPSTGLRNPRLPKRLPAFLTEGESGALLDLPEPADFLASRVRCILELLYACGLRVSELTGLDLQDLLLEERTLRVLGKGNKERLVPYHEKAAAVLEAYLGFRRAFLAGKNLPPTPAVLVNQRGGRLTPTSVRGFLARALETAAVRARVSPHALRHSFATHLLNHGMDLRAIQELLGHASLSTTQRYTHLDLESLAKTYESAHPRARANSRV; encoded by the coding sequence ATGGAGAACATCGTCGAGGGCCCTGCGCCCCAACCCGTCCTGGCCGAGGCCATCGAGGCCTTCGTGCTGGAGCAGCGGGCCCGGGGCGTCTCCCCCCACACGCTGCGGGCCCGCAAGGCCGACCTGGGCAAGCTGCTGGTCCACGCCGCGGGCGCCGCCTGGGAGGGGTGGGACGTCAAGCCCCGGACCCTGCGGGGCTTCGCCCTGGAACTGGGGGAGCGGGGCCTGGACCCCGCCAGCCAGGCCCGGATCCTATCCACCGTGCGGTCCTTCTTCGGGTGGATGTTCGAGACCCAGCGCATCGGGCAGGACCCGTCCACGGGCCTGCGCAATCCCAGGCTCCCCAAGCGGCTCCCGGCCTTCCTCACCGAGGGCGAGAGCGGGGCGCTGCTGGATCTGCCCGAACCCGCCGATTTCCTGGCGTCCCGGGTGCGCTGCATCCTGGAGCTCCTCTACGCCTGCGGGCTGCGGGTCTCCGAGCTCACGGGGCTCGACCTCCAGGACCTCCTCCTGGAGGAGCGGACCCTGAGGGTCCTGGGCAAGGGGAACAAGGAGCGCCTCGTCCCCTACCACGAGAAGGCGGCGGCGGTGCTGGAGGCCTACCTGGGCTTCCGCCGGGCCTTCCTGGCGGGGAAAAACCTGCCGCCCACCCCCGCCGTCCTGGTCAACCAGCGGGGTGGGCGCCTGACCCCCACCAGCGTGCGGGGCTTCCTGGCCCGGGCCCTGGAGACCGCGGCCGTGCGGGCCCGGGTGAGCCCCCACGCCCTGAGGCACAGCTTCGCCACCCATCTCCTGAACCACGGCATGGACCTGCGGGCCATCCAGGAGCTCCTGGGCCACGCCAGCCTGAGCACCACCCAGCGTTATACCCACCTGGACCTGGAAAGTCTTGCCAAAACCTACGAATCGGCCCACCCGAGAGCGCGCGCAAATTCTAGGGTATGA
- a CDS encoding AMP-dependent synthetase/ligase, with protein sequence MVKTIPQLFYKALERDCPVVLSHRVEGAWKALSHRELQARVERLALALRARGIRPGDRVGILSENRPEWAVADYACAVSGIVSVPVYPTLNLAQTAHILRHSDTRWLFCSTPDQLAKAVELWPELPGLEAAVLMAGEAPAVPGRTVLGWGDLLAEGLALEAQRPDVRARAREVLPGDLLTLIYTSGTTGDPKGTMLSHGNVAANVVQGMTVLEFKEGQNCLSILPLSHIFERMGGHFTMLHAGVSIHYGESLQTLARDLLEVKPEILLAVPRVFEKLYGRVREQVAAGGFARQWTFHRVMALGRRMAAHRYRDRPLPPALRLGRVLADRLVFGKIRSRLGGKLVLAICGGASIHPRILEFFWAAGITLHEGYGLTETSPLLAISRRGEMVPGSVGRPILDQWEGLPFLKLAEDGEILCHGPNVMLGYWKDPEATREAIDAEGYFHTGDIGEVDAAGRVRITDRKKEILCTSGGKKVAPQPLEAALRADKYIEQAVVVGEGRNFISALVVPDFASLRRWAAHRNLPFATDTELAALPEAQAKIMTRVERINAGFSNFERIRKVVLLDRELTPESGLLTPSLKVRRRAVDAAFAARIDALYDPIP encoded by the coding sequence TTGGTTAAAACCATCCCCCAGCTCTTCTACAAGGCCTTGGAGCGGGACTGCCCCGTGGTCCTGTCCCACCGGGTGGAAGGCGCCTGGAAGGCCCTTTCCCACCGGGAGCTCCAGGCGCGCGTGGAGCGCCTGGCCCTGGCCCTCCGGGCCCGGGGGATCCGCCCCGGGGACCGGGTCGGCATCCTGTCCGAGAACCGCCCCGAGTGGGCCGTGGCGGACTACGCCTGCGCCGTCTCGGGGATCGTCTCGGTCCCCGTGTACCCCACCCTGAACCTGGCCCAGACCGCCCACATCCTGCGCCACAGCGACACCCGGTGGCTGTTCTGCTCCACCCCGGACCAGCTCGCCAAGGCCGTGGAGCTCTGGCCGGAGCTGCCCGGCCTGGAGGCCGCGGTGCTCATGGCCGGCGAGGCGCCGGCGGTCCCGGGCCGGACCGTCCTGGGCTGGGGGGACCTCCTGGCCGAAGGCCTGGCCCTGGAAGCCCAGCGCCCCGACGTGAGGGCCCGGGCCCGGGAGGTCCTCCCCGGCGACCTGCTGACCCTCATCTACACCTCGGGCACCACGGGCGACCCCAAGGGCACCATGCTCAGCCACGGCAACGTCGCGGCCAACGTGGTCCAGGGCATGACGGTCCTGGAATTCAAGGAAGGCCAGAACTGCCTCAGCATCCTGCCCCTGTCCCACATCTTCGAGCGCATGGGGGGCCACTTCACCATGCTGCACGCCGGGGTTTCCATCCACTACGGCGAGAGCCTCCAGACCCTCGCCCGGGACCTCCTGGAGGTGAAGCCGGAGATCCTCCTGGCCGTGCCCCGGGTCTTCGAGAAGCTCTACGGGAGGGTGCGGGAGCAGGTGGCCGCGGGGGGATTCGCGCGCCAATGGACCTTCCACCGGGTCATGGCCCTGGGGCGCAGGATGGCCGCCCACCGCTACCGGGACCGCCCCCTGCCCCCCGCCCTGCGCCTGGGCCGGGTCCTCGCGGACCGGCTGGTCTTCGGGAAGATCCGGTCCCGCCTGGGCGGCAAGCTCGTGCTGGCCATCTGCGGCGGAGCCTCCATCCACCCCCGGATCCTGGAGTTCTTCTGGGCCGCCGGCATCACCCTCCACGAGGGGTACGGCCTCACCGAGACGAGCCCCCTCCTGGCCATCTCCCGCCGGGGCGAGATGGTCCCGGGCTCCGTGGGCCGGCCCATCCTCGACCAGTGGGAGGGCCTGCCCTTCCTGAAGCTGGCCGAGGACGGCGAGATCCTCTGCCACGGCCCCAACGTCATGCTGGGCTACTGGAAGGACCCGGAGGCCACCCGCGAGGCCATCGACGCCGAAGGGTACTTCCACACCGGGGACATCGGCGAGGTCGACGCCGCCGGCCGCGTGCGCATCACGGACCGCAAGAAGGAGATCCTCTGCACCTCGGGCGGCAAGAAGGTCGCCCCCCAGCCCCTGGAGGCCGCGCTGCGGGCCGACAAGTACATCGAGCAGGCCGTGGTGGTGGGCGAGGGGCGGAACTTCATCAGCGCCCTGGTGGTCCCGGATTTCGCCTCCCTGCGCCGCTGGGCCGCGCACAGGAACCTCCCCTTCGCCACGGACACCGAACTGGCCGCCCTGCCCGAAGCCCAGGCCAAGATCATGACCCGCGTGGAGCGGATCAACGCGGGGTTCTCCAATTTCGAGCGGATCCGAAAGGTGGTCCTCCTGGACCGGGAACTCACTCCCGAAAGCGGCCTGCTCACCCCCTCCCTCAAGGTCCGGCGCAGGGCGGTGGACGCGGCCTTCGCCGCGCGCATCGACGCCCTGTACGATCCGATCCCTTAA
- a CDS encoding response regulator translates to MSGSSPSSPAPVITLVNDDPIQLSFLSRVLERADLDVRAYASAEAALGEMDRQRPPSLVVTDLYMPGIDGWRFCRLLRSPEFAPFNAVPILVVSATYAGDEPDRIAADLGAESFLAAPVDPGLLAQRVLAILQGRQVRTLPRVLIVEDSRTLAGMLRRTFHEHGYRADSASTVAEALAAFGDAAYDVAVLDYHLPDGLGDTLLDAFRSARPDCVCLMMTTDPGPALAMDWMKRGAADYLRKPFQVDFLLERCARARRERALLRVQDMLEQRTRELRESETRMGAFLSAVPDLMFTLDAQGNFIDCHVPDEARLFMPREDLMGRNLEDVLPPDVAAATLAHVEELRQRGATSPYCFESAHGGETRHFECRMAHCSGDQVLAMVRDITDQRRAEADGEILQAQLLQAQKMESIGRLAGGVAHDFNNMLCVIIGLGDLLLSRTEPDHASYPHLAEIQRAAQRSADLTRQLLAFARRQAIAPRVLDLNPTVEEMLLMLRRLIGEDIVLTWTPSPDLWRVRLDPSQIDQILANLCVNARDAIRDVGTIHISTRNRTVLESQCLNRPGLVPGDYVLLTVSDDGHGMDEATRKLIFEPFFTTKAVGKGTGLGLATVYGIVKQNRGWIDVASEPGEGAAITVYLPRDLGQAEPRHHEEPAPRPGPGRETILLVEDEPAILAMAVEMLEGLGHLVLPAGSPAEALRLAEGHRAPIDLVLADLVLPAMNGPELARALRALHPEARTLYMSGFATGESLDAAMRDEGAPFLEKPFSLKELEHKVREALGAG, encoded by the coding sequence ATGAGTGGTTCAAGCCCGTCGTCCCCGGCCCCGGTCATCACCCTGGTCAACGACGACCCCATACAGCTGAGCTTCCTTTCGAGGGTCCTCGAAAGGGCCGACCTGGACGTGCGGGCCTACGCCAGCGCCGAAGCGGCCCTGGGCGAAATGGACCGGCAGCGTCCGCCCAGCCTGGTCGTGACGGATCTCTACATGCCGGGCATCGACGGGTGGCGCTTCTGCCGCCTCCTGCGGTCCCCGGAGTTCGCGCCCTTCAACGCGGTGCCCATCCTGGTGGTTTCCGCCACCTATGCGGGGGACGAGCCCGACCGCATCGCCGCGGACCTGGGGGCCGAATCCTTCCTGGCCGCCCCGGTGGATCCGGGGCTCCTGGCCCAGCGGGTGCTGGCCATCCTCCAGGGCCGCCAGGTCCGCACCCTGCCCCGGGTGCTCATCGTGGAGGACAGCCGCACCCTGGCGGGGATGCTCCGCAGGACCTTCCACGAGCACGGGTACCGGGCCGATTCGGCCTCCACCGTGGCGGAGGCCCTGGCGGCCTTCGGGGACGCCGCCTACGACGTGGCGGTGCTGGACTACCACCTTCCCGACGGACTCGGGGACACCCTGCTGGACGCCTTCAGGAGCGCCCGGCCCGACTGCGTCTGCCTCATGATGACCACCGACCCCGGCCCGGCCCTGGCCATGGACTGGATGAAGCGGGGCGCCGCCGACTACCTGCGCAAGCCCTTCCAGGTGGATTTCCTCCTGGAGCGCTGCGCCCGGGCCCGCCGGGAGCGCGCCCTGCTCCGGGTGCAGGACATGCTGGAGCAGCGCACCCGGGAGCTGCGGGAAAGCGAGACGCGCATGGGCGCCTTCCTCAGCGCGGTGCCCGACCTCATGTTCACCCTGGACGCCCAGGGCAACTTCATCGACTGCCACGTCCCCGACGAGGCCCGCCTCTTCATGCCCAGGGAGGATCTCATGGGCCGGAACCTGGAGGATGTCCTTCCCCCGGACGTGGCCGCGGCCACCCTGGCCCACGTGGAGGAGCTCCGCCAGCGGGGCGCCACCTCCCCCTACTGCTTCGAATCCGCCCATGGCGGCGAGACCCGCCACTTCGAGTGCCGCATGGCGCACTGCAGCGGCGACCAGGTGCTGGCCATGGTCCGGGACATCACCGACCAGCGCCGGGCCGAAGCCGATGGCGAGATCCTCCAGGCCCAGCTCCTCCAGGCCCAGAAGATGGAATCCATCGGCCGGCTCGCGGGGGGCGTGGCCCACGACTTCAACAACATGCTCTGCGTGATCATCGGCCTGGGGGACCTGCTCCTGTCCCGCACGGAACCGGACCATGCCTCCTACCCCCACCTCGCGGAGATCCAGAGGGCCGCCCAGCGCTCCGCGGACCTCACCCGCCAGCTCCTGGCCTTCGCCCGCAGGCAGGCCATCGCGCCCAGGGTCCTGGACCTGAACCCCACCGTGGAGGAGATGCTCCTGATGCTCCGCCGGCTCATCGGCGAGGACATCGTCCTCACCTGGACCCCGTCCCCGGATCTCTGGCGGGTGCGGCTCGACCCCTCCCAGATCGACCAGATCCTCGCCAACCTGTGCGTCAACGCCCGGGACGCCATCCGGGACGTGGGCACCATCCACATCTCCACGCGCAACCGCACCGTGCTCGAATCCCAGTGCCTGAACCGCCCGGGCCTGGTCCCCGGGGACTACGTGCTGCTCACCGTCAGCGACGACGGCCACGGCATGGACGAGGCCACCCGGAAGCTCATCTTCGAGCCCTTCTTCACCACCAAGGCCGTGGGCAAGGGCACCGGCCTGGGCCTGGCCACCGTCTACGGCATCGTAAAGCAGAACCGCGGCTGGATCGACGTGGCCAGCGAACCCGGGGAGGGCGCCGCCATCACCGTCTACCTGCCCCGGGACCTGGGCCAGGCCGAGCCCCGGCACCACGAGGAGCCCGCCCCCAGGCCCGGCCCGGGCCGGGAGACGATCCTCCTGGTGGAGGACGAGCCCGCCATCCTGGCCATGGCCGTGGAGATGCTCGAGGGCCTGGGCCACCTCGTCCTCCCCGCGGGCTCCCCCGCCGAGGCCCTGCGCCTCGCCGAGGGCCACCGGGCCCCCATCGACCTGGTGCTGGCCGACCTGGTGCTGCCCGCCATGAACGGTCCCGAACTGGCGCGGGCCCTGCGCGCCCTGCACCCCGAAGCCCGCACCCTCTACATGAGCGGCTTCGCCACCGGGGAATCCCTGGACGCCGCCATGCGGGACGAGGGCGCGCCCTTCCTGGAGAAGCCCTTCTCCCTCAAGGAACTGGAGCACAAGGTGCGGGAGGCCCTGGGCGCGGGTTGA
- a CDS encoding TetR/AcrR family transcriptional regulator has translation MKRTQGEKSEHSRRAILRAALHLFSRQGYRGTSIREIATEAGLSTGNVYHHFPDKETLFTTLLAQYWEAIDSPEFPFNKALASGNFPDDLEALARATEETIRDYRPYVALIYVDVVEFEGNHIRKFYSEMSRRFERFLDAKYPGDALKDRLAPGFEPRTALMMASRIFLQYFAVEILFGVPDQFGMPTRVALREVAGILRRGMLLPGAERYPGA, from the coding sequence ATGAAACGCACCCAGGGAGAGAAATCCGAACACAGCCGGAGGGCCATCCTGCGGGCGGCCCTCCACCTCTTCTCCCGCCAGGGCTACCGCGGCACCAGCATCCGGGAGATCGCCACGGAGGCGGGCCTTTCCACCGGGAACGTGTACCACCACTTCCCCGACAAGGAGACCCTCTTCACCACGCTCCTGGCCCAGTACTGGGAAGCCATCGACAGCCCCGAATTCCCCTTCAACAAGGCCCTGGCCTCGGGAAATTTTCCCGACGACCTGGAGGCCCTGGCCCGGGCCACCGAGGAGACCATCCGGGACTACCGCCCCTACGTGGCCCTCATCTACGTGGACGTGGTGGAGTTCGAAGGCAACCACATCCGGAAGTTCTACTCGGAGATGTCCCGGCGCTTCGAGCGCTTCCTGGACGCCAAATACCCCGGCGACGCCCTCAAGGACCGCCTGGCCCCGGGCTTCGAGCCCCGCACCGCCCTCATGATGGCCAGCCGGATCTTCCTGCAGTACTTCGCCGTGGAAATCCTCTTCGGCGTGCCGGACCAGTTCGGCATGCCCACCCGGGTGGCCCTGCGGGAAGTGGCGGGCATCCTCCGCAGGGGCATGCTCCTGCCGGGCGCCGAACGGTATCCCGGGGCCTGA
- a CDS encoding alpha/beta fold hydrolase — protein sequence MGNLGIALTGAGALLLAAAGVSGWLVAKRPLWVWNRAARRGLKRLGLARVVVPSPSGPQVAFLGGTGPLLVLIHGAGDHAGTWAKVAPALLRDHALLIPDLAGHGESAPGEGPIDTAAIVEGLEAVLQDLGRGRRATLVGNSLGAWMALVLARRQPALVEKVVAVNGGPLAGSGAPVNLLPATREEARRTMAQLRDPSSPPIPDAVLDDMIRGAGTGSLARFAGTAATMGPWLLTEAQLADLQVPVRMVWGASDALMPLDYARRMGAALPDSRLFPVERCGHVPQSEAPARFLEALAKALEA from the coding sequence ATGGGCAATCTGGGAATCGCGTTGACGGGGGCGGGCGCCCTCCTCCTGGCCGCGGCGGGCGTCTCCGGGTGGCTGGTGGCCAAGCGCCCGCTGTGGGTGTGGAACCGGGCGGCGCGCCGCGGCCTGAAACGCCTCGGTCTGGCGCGGGTGGTCGTCCCCTCCCCCTCGGGCCCCCAGGTGGCCTTCCTGGGCGGCACCGGGCCCCTGCTCGTGCTCATCCACGGCGCGGGGGACCACGCGGGAACCTGGGCCAAGGTGGCGCCGGCCCTTCTCAGGGACCATGCCCTCCTGATCCCCGACCTGGCCGGCCACGGCGAAAGCGCGCCCGGGGAGGGCCCCATCGACACGGCGGCCATCGTCGAAGGCCTCGAGGCGGTGCTCCAGGACCTGGGCCGGGGCCGCAGGGCGACCCTAGTGGGCAATTCCCTGGGCGCGTGGATGGCCCTGGTCCTGGCCCGGCGCCAGCCGGCCCTGGTGGAGAAGGTGGTGGCGGTCAACGGCGGGCCCCTGGCGGGCTCCGGCGCGCCCGTGAACCTCCTGCCCGCCACCCGCGAGGAGGCCCGGCGCACCATGGCCCAGCTCCGGGATCCCTCCAGTCCGCCCATTCCGGACGCGGTGCTGGACGACATGATCCGCGGGGCCGGGACCGGTTCCCTGGCGCGCTTCGCGGGCACCGCGGCCACCATGGGCCCGTGGCTCCTCACCGAGGCGCAGCTCGCCGACCTCCAGGTCCCCGTGCGCATGGTGTGGGGCGCCTCCGACGCCCTCATGCCCCTGGACTATGCCCGGCGCATGGGCGCCGCCCTTCCCGATTCCAGGCTCTTCCCCGTGGAGCGCTGCGGCCACGTGCCCCAGTCCGAGGCTCCGGCCCGCTTCCTGGAGGCCCTGGCCAAGGCCCTGGAGGCCTGA
- a CDS encoding 3-oxoacyl-ACP synthase — MHVGIIGHGTWLPEGKLTAADLAAATGIPESVIALKFGVKEKPVAGQGETTAFMGLAAARKALDQAGVAGGEVDLVIWCGAQHKDYPCWLAGLYVADRIGAKKAWSFDMEAMCGSMMAALDVAKALMLSHPELQTVLLASGYRNNDLIDLDVPATRFMLDIGSGGSALVLRKNAGRNAVLASAFRGDGSLSEMCVVPALGSREWPPAAGDLERAHFVVPDEEAFKAKLGEVTMPNFYAVIRESMRLSGFGEDAIDYLAILHFKRSAHDAVLAELGLGEDQTTYLDGYGHIGQNDQVLSLELGLKAGKVRDGSKVVFVGAGLGFVWASTVIQWGPYPE, encoded by the coding sequence ATGCACGTCGGCATCATCGGCCACGGGACCTGGCTTCCCGAAGGCAAGCTCACCGCCGCGGATCTCGCCGCCGCCACCGGGATCCCCGAATCCGTCATCGCGCTCAAATTCGGGGTGAAGGAGAAACCCGTGGCGGGCCAGGGGGAGACCACGGCGTTCATGGGACTGGCCGCGGCCCGGAAGGCCCTGGACCAGGCCGGGGTGGCGGGGGGGGAGGTGGACCTGGTGATCTGGTGCGGCGCCCAGCACAAGGACTACCCCTGCTGGCTGGCGGGACTCTACGTGGCCGACCGGATCGGCGCGAAGAAGGCCTGGAGCTTCGACATGGAAGCCATGTGCGGCTCCATGATGGCGGCGCTGGACGTGGCCAAGGCCCTGATGCTGAGCCACCCGGAGCTGCAGACGGTGCTCCTGGCCTCGGGGTACCGCAACAACGACCTCATCGACCTGGACGTGCCCGCCACCCGGTTCATGCTGGACATCGGCTCGGGGGGATCGGCCCTGGTGCTGCGCAAGAACGCGGGCCGGAACGCGGTGCTGGCCTCGGCCTTCCGCGGCGACGGCTCCCTGTCGGAAATGTGCGTGGTGCCCGCCCTGGGCAGCCGCGAGTGGCCCCCGGCGGCCGGGGACCTGGAGCGCGCCCACTTCGTGGTGCCCGACGAGGAGGCTTTCAAGGCCAAGCTCGGCGAGGTGACGATGCCCAATTTCTACGCGGTGATCCGCGAATCCATGAGGCTCTCGGGCTTCGGGGAGGACGCCATCGACTACCTGGCCATCCTCCACTTCAAGCGCAGCGCCCACGATGCCGTGCTGGCCGAGCTGGGCCTGGGCGAGGACCAGACGACGTACCTGGACGGGTACGGCCACATCGGCCAGAACGACCAGGTGCTCTCCCTGGAACTGGGCCTGAAGGCCGGCAAGGTCAGGGACGGGTCGAAGGTGGTGTTCGTGGGCGCCGGGCTGGGCTTCGTGTGGGCCTCCACGGTCATCCAGTGGGGTCCGTACCCGGAATGA
- a CDS encoding TetR/AcrR family transcriptional regulator — MKTESRGRPGTEERLVAAAVTLFSRKWYGTVSVAEICRAAGLSNGVFYRYFTTKEALFKVILGRVLDQIREAVEGVRGETPRERVRNFAETIIRFSEEHPDLISVFREGQYRHIEYERRLGLIYIHALGSSLGGEIGVPEYLFALGGLRFCAIARAFGHAPVDIPSTCDILTDGIFRGQAFDPAKVFGGTASPLPLPLEESARDRLLRSGRRLFGEKGFFETNIHEITGNADLSVGAFYTYFESKETFYAELIERVGHDVRAFISRNLANPDAGPPNALELELRGLWLWVVYLSIDKWCYNIVREAEFILPQAVRQYYGAFAAGYRKRPPHLRVGATAPGVDEGTAIEYLMGVAHYLGIKTAFDESATNARLLVEGLGGYLSRGLSDFLA, encoded by the coding sequence ATGAAAACGGAGAGCCGGGGGAGGCCGGGAACGGAGGAACGCCTGGTGGCGGCGGCGGTGACGCTGTTCTCCCGCAAGTGGTACGGCACCGTGTCGGTGGCCGAGATCTGCCGGGCCGCGGGACTTTCCAACGGCGTCTTCTACCGCTACTTCACCACCAAGGAGGCCCTGTTCAAGGTCATCCTGGGCCGGGTGCTGGACCAGATCCGGGAGGCGGTGGAGGGCGTGCGGGGCGAGACGCCCCGGGAGCGCGTCCGCAACTTCGCCGAGACCATCATCCGCTTCTCCGAGGAGCATCCCGACCTCATCTCGGTCTTCCGGGAGGGCCAGTACCGCCACATCGAATACGAACGGCGCCTGGGCCTCATCTACATCCACGCCCTGGGCTCGAGCCTGGGAGGGGAGATCGGGGTTCCGGAGTACCTCTTCGCCCTGGGCGGGCTCCGCTTCTGCGCCATCGCCAGGGCCTTCGGCCACGCCCCGGTGGATATCCCGTCCACCTGCGACATCCTCACGGACGGCATCTTCCGGGGCCAGGCCTTCGATCCCGCCAAGGTGTTCGGCGGCACCGCGTCGCCCCTGCCCCTGCCCCTGGAGGAATCGGCCCGGGACCGGCTCCTGCGCTCGGGCCGGAGGCTCTTCGGCGAGAAGGGCTTCTTCGAGACCAACATCCACGAGATCACGGGCAACGCCGATCTTTCGGTGGGGGCCTTCTACACCTATTTCGAATCCAAGGAGACGTTCTACGCCGAGCTCATCGAGCGGGTCGGCCACGATGTGCGCGCGTTCATCTCCCGGAACCTGGCGAACCCCGACGCGGGGCCGCCCAATGCCCTCGAACTGGAGCTGCGCGGTCTCTGGCTCTGGGTCGTCTACCTCAGCATCGACAAGTGGTGCTACAACATCGTGCGGGAGGCGGAGTTCATCCTGCCCCAGGCCGTGCGCCAGTACTACGGCGCCTTCGCCGCGGGCTACCGCAAGCGGCCTCCCCACCTCCGCGTCGGCGCCACCGCGCCCGGCGTGGATGAAGGCACCGCCATCGAGTACCTCATGGGCGTCGCCCACTACCTCGGCATCAAGACCGCCTTCGACGAGTCCGCCACCAACGCGCGGCTCCTCGTGGAGGGCCTGGGCGGCTACCTCAGCCGCGGTCTATCGGATTTCCTGGCCTAG
- a CDS encoding acetyl-CoA hydrolase/transferase family protein encodes MNHRDIYARKRVPAEEAVTHIRSDNDVIVAMCASEPQGCMSQFHTVADRVENVRVFSCLTLKPYDFYMRPEMKGHFELASWFHAPGSRESLKKGLGLVTYVPNMLHRAASDRMHAHVPDIFFGTCTPPDKNGFVSLSLGLTYEKDVIERAKTVVLEVNPRLPRTLGDTQIHVSQVDYFVEHDQEVPELPAPNPSATDHAIGAYIADLVEDGSTIQLGIGGIPNAAALALKDKKDLGVHTEMFVDSMMELYEQGVITNLKKGFCPGKFVTTFAMGSRKLYDWLDDNVAVDFQRGRWVNDPAVVARNSRMVSVNTCISVDFTGQVASESIGVNQYSGTGGQSDTAQGAVAGTDGLGKSIIACYSTAKGGTLSTIVPTLPEGSAVTLHRSYVDHVVTEHGVARLRGRTVRERTHELINVAHPDFRAALTEQARKLGYI; translated from the coding sequence ATGAACCATAGGGATATCTATGCCCGCAAACGCGTGCCGGCGGAGGAGGCCGTCACCCACATCCGCTCCGACAACGACGTCATCGTCGCCATGTGCGCCTCCGAGCCCCAGGGATGCATGTCGCAGTTCCACACCGTGGCCGACCGGGTGGAGAACGTCCGGGTCTTCTCCTGCCTCACCCTCAAGCCGTACGATTTCTACATGCGGCCCGAGATGAAGGGGCACTTCGAACTGGCCAGCTGGTTCCACGCGCCCGGATCCCGGGAATCCCTGAAGAAGGGGCTCGGCCTGGTGACGTACGTGCCGAACATGCTCCACCGCGCCGCCAGCGACCGCATGCACGCCCATGTGCCCGACATCTTCTTCGGCACCTGCACCCCCCCGGACAAGAACGGCTTCGTGTCCCTCTCCCTGGGCCTCACCTACGAGAAGGACGTCATCGAAAGGGCGAAGACCGTCGTCCTGGAGGTCAACCCCAGGCTCCCGCGCACCCTGGGCGATACCCAGATCCACGTGTCCCAGGTGGACTACTTCGTGGAGCACGACCAGGAGGTGCCCGAACTGCCCGCACCCAACCCTTCGGCCACGGACCACGCCATCGGCGCCTACATCGCGGACCTCGTCGAGGACGGCTCCACCATCCAGCTGGGCATCGGCGGCATCCCCAACGCCGCGGCCCTGGCCCTCAAGGACAAGAAGGACCTGGGCGTCCACACCGAGATGTTCGTGGACTCCATGATGGAACTCTACGAGCAGGGCGTCATCACCAACCTGAAGAAGGGCTTCTGCCCCGGGAAGTTCGTCACCACCTTCGCCATGGGCTCCCGCAAGCTCTACGACTGGCTGGACGACAACGTCGCCGTGGACTTCCAGCGGGGGCGCTGGGTCAACGACCCCGCCGTGGTGGCCCGCAATTCCAGGATGGTCTCCGTGAACACCTGCATCTCCGTGGATTTCACGGGCCAGGTGGCCAGCGAATCCATCGGCGTGAACCAGTACTCGGGCACCGGCGGCCAGTCCGACACCGCCCAGGGCGCCGTGGCCGGCACCGACGGCCTGGGCAAGAGCATCATCGCCTGCTACAGCACCGCCAAGGGCGGCACCCTTTCGACCATCGTGCCCACGCTCCCCGAAGGCTCCGCCGTGACCCTGCACCGGTCCTACGTGGACCACGTGGTCACCGAGCACGGCGTGGCCCGCCTCCGCGGCCGCACCGTGCGGGAGCGCACCCACGAGCTCATCAACGTCGCCCACCCCGACTTCCGCGCCGCCCTCACGGAACAGGCCCGGAAGCTGGGCTACATCTGA